A region from the Medicago truncatula cultivar Jemalong A17 chromosome 6, MtrunA17r5.0-ANR, whole genome shotgun sequence genome encodes:
- the LOC25479743 gene encoding 60S ribosomal protein L30, with protein MVAAKKTKKTHESINNRLALVMKSGKYTLGYKTVLKSLRNNKGKLIIIANNCPPLRKSEIEYYAMLAKVGVHHYNGNNVDLGTACGKYYRVCCLSIVDPGDSDIIKTIPGDQ; from the exons ATGGTTGCTGCAAAGAAAACC AAGAAGACCCATGAGTCTATTAACAACAGACTCGCTCTTGTGATGAAGAGTGGGAAGTATACTTTGGGGTACAAAACTGTTCTCAAATCTCTCAGGAACAACAAAg GGAAATTGATTATCATTGCTAACAATTGCCCACCATTGAGGAAGTCCGAGATTGAGTACTATGCTATGTTGGCGAAGGTTGGAGTTCATCACTACAACGGGA ACAATGTGGATCTTGGTACTGCTTGCGGAAAATACTACAGAGTGTGCTGTCTCAGCATTGTTGATCCTG GTGATTCTGATATCATCAAGACCATACCTGGAGACCAATAG